The Trypanosoma brucei brucei TREU927 chromosome 9, whole genome shotgun sequence genome includes a window with the following:
- a CDS encoding hypothetical protein, unlikely (GPI-Anchor Signal predicted for Tb09.211.0550 by DGPI v2.04, no cleavage site predicted) has protein sequence MLIRLLVFLLFLTVFFFILISTYSYLAFFFVVVVVFFFNDSYRIALH, from the coding sequence atGTTGATTCGCTTACTtgtctttctcctttttctgacagtcttttttttcattttgattTCTACCTATTCTTATTTGGcgttcttctttgttgttgttgttgttttttttttcaacgaTTCATATCGCATCGCGTTACATTAA